In Zunongwangia profunda SM-A87, the following proteins share a genomic window:
- a CDS encoding DUF4260 domain-containing protein — translation MSNLIKLEEVGQFLLSLLLFNQLDYAWWVFPACLLLPDLSMLGYLINPKIGARIYNLFHHKFLGISLLLLGFLWNQPPLSLAGVILFGHSAMDRIFGYGLKYEDNFKNTHMGWFGKD, via the coding sequence ATGAGCAATCTTATAAAGCTTGAAGAAGTAGGGCAGTTTTTACTTTCCCTTCTCTTGTTTAATCAACTGGATTATGCCTGGTGGGTGTTCCCTGCCTGTTTACTCTTACCTGATTTGTCGATGTTGGGCTACCTGATAAATCCCAAAATAGGCGCTCGGATTTATAACCTGTTTCATCATAAATTTTTAGGAATTAGCCTTCTGTTATTGGGGTTTTTATGGAATCAACCACCGCTAAGCCTGGCCGGTGTTATCTTATTCGGTCATTCTGCAATGGATCGGATTTTTGGTTATGGACTAAAATATGAAGACAATTTTAAAAACACTCATATGGGATGGTTTGGAAAAGATTAA
- a CDS encoding site-specific integrase, translated as MATIRAVLRKKKNSENKFPIAIRITKDRKSTFLGTGQYIEEKYWDKTNRCVRKKHPNANYINNFIISKIAEANKKVLEAESSEEYQNVRSIKRKITQNKKVDFFEIADKHLENLKNRNRHHQYDTEVGRLKKLKKFIEKNELGFNEITVSLLKKFEAYLLHNKKRSPRTVVNYLILIRTIYNLAISESLVDRGMYPFGKGKIQIKIPETQKIGLNLKEIQRLENAADLTEPQQKAVHVWLISFYFAGIRVGDVLKLKWSDFNDGRLMYRMNKNSKLVTLKTPEKAEAIFKQYRKKDSLQDLIFDYLKDTDLSDTHRVSIRTQSVNRNLNRLLKRVASKLKIKKKMSMHIARHSFGNISGDKIPIQMLQKLYRHSSVTTTINYQANFIHKEADDALDSVINF; from the coding sequence ATGGCAACCATTAGAGCAGTTTTACGTAAAAAAAAGAACTCAGAAAATAAATTTCCGATAGCAATTAGGATCACAAAAGACAGAAAAAGTACGTTTCTGGGTACCGGTCAATATATTGAAGAAAAATACTGGGATAAAACAAATAGGTGTGTGAGGAAAAAACATCCTAATGCCAATTACATCAACAATTTTATTATATCGAAAATTGCCGAAGCAAATAAGAAAGTTCTCGAAGCTGAAAGCAGTGAAGAATACCAAAACGTTAGATCCATAAAAAGGAAAATCACACAGAATAAAAAAGTCGATTTTTTTGAAATTGCAGATAAGCATCTGGAAAATTTAAAAAACAGGAATCGACATCATCAATATGATACTGAGGTAGGTCGCTTAAAAAAGCTAAAAAAATTTATAGAGAAAAACGAATTAGGTTTTAATGAGATAACTGTTTCACTTCTTAAAAAATTTGAAGCCTATTTACTTCATAATAAAAAGCGTTCACCGCGTACGGTAGTGAACTATCTGATTTTAATACGAACTATTTACAATCTTGCCATATCTGAATCTTTAGTTGACAGAGGTATGTATCCCTTCGGAAAAGGAAAAATTCAGATCAAAATTCCAGAAACCCAGAAAATTGGTTTAAACCTTAAAGAGATACAACGCCTGGAAAATGCCGCCGATCTGACAGAACCTCAGCAAAAAGCCGTGCATGTATGGCTTATCAGTTTTTATTTTGCCGGGATCAGGGTAGGTGATGTATTAAAATTAAAATGGTCAGATTTTAATGATGGAAGGTTAATGTACCGAATGAACAAAAACAGTAAATTGGTAACCCTTAAAACACCAGAAAAGGCTGAGGCTATATTCAAACAGTATCGAAAGAAAGATTCCCTACAGGATTTAATTTTTGATTATCTCAAAGACACAGACCTATCAGATACCCATAGAGTTTCTATTAGAACCCAAAGTGTAAACAGAAACCTAAACCGGCTCCTAAAAAGGGTGGCATCAAAACTAAAGATCAAGAAAAAAATGAGCATGCACATTGCGCGGCACAGCTTTGGGAATATTTCTGGGGATAAAATCCCAATTCAAATGCTGCAAAAGCTTTACCGTCATTCATCGGTGACTACCACCATAAATTATCAAGCGAATTTTATTCATAAGGAAGCTGATGATGCATTGGATAGTGTAATCAATTTTTAA
- a CDS encoding winged helix-turn-helix transcriptional regulator, producing MAVQDTMDVLQGKWKIKVLSSICFYNKRRFSDILNDVDGISNKMLSKELKELEINQLITRTVLDTHPVSIHYQLTKHGKKLGTIIDNLTEWGRRHRRKIIGT from the coding sequence ATGGCCGTTCAAGACACGATGGATGTGCTACAGGGAAAGTGGAAAATAAAGGTGCTATCATCCATTTGTTTTTATAACAAAAGAAGGTTTTCAGATATTCTGAATGATGTAGATGGTATATCCAACAAAATGTTGAGTAAGGAATTAAAGGAGCTAGAGATCAATCAGTTGATAACACGAACAGTTTTAGATACGCACCCTGTAAGCATACATTATCAACTTACCAAACATGGAAAAAAATTAGGAACAATTATCGATAATCTGACAGAATGGGGTAGAAGGCACAGAAGGAAAATTATTGGCACATAA
- a CDS encoding helix-turn-helix domain-containing protein: MPRSSIILLPKNKKLLQAVGENIKLARLRRKLTMDQVSERAGISRPTLSSLEKGSPSISLGIILQVLLVLGLEKDILLLADDDILGRKIQDADLTVKERGPKNTKK, encoded by the coding sequence ATGCCCAGAAGCAGTATTATATTATTACCTAAGAATAAGAAGCTTTTACAAGCTGTAGGAGAAAATATTAAGTTAGCGCGCTTACGCAGGAAACTAACGATGGATCAGGTTTCTGAACGAGCTGGGATTTCCCGTCCCACACTTTCTTCCCTAGAGAAAGGAAGTCCTTCAATTTCTTTAGGTATTATTCTCCAGGTTTTATTAGTATTAGGATTGGAGAAGGATATATTGCTTTTGGCTGACGATGATATATTGGGCAGAAAAATACAGGATGCCGATCTAACCGTAAAGGAACGCGGTCCCAAAAACACCAAAAAATAA
- a CDS encoding SDR family NAD(P)-dependent oxidoreductase — protein MEQVAQVDFDTQFNTNVKGSFFTLQKLLPHIKNGETILFTSSTVATAANVGSSIYSTTKGALNKIAQIAANELSDRNIRVNIMSPGPFQTKILDSAVPTEEAKDYVASATALKRVGNPDEIAKAVLFLASDEASFITGTELLVDGGYTTFARK, from the coding sequence ATTGAACAAGTAGCGCAAGTCGATTTTGATACACAATTCAACACCAATGTAAAAGGAAGTTTCTTTACGTTACAAAAATTACTCCCTCATATTAAAAATGGGGAAACAATACTATTCACATCATCAACTGTAGCAACAGCTGCGAATGTTGGATCAAGCATATATTCTACCACTAAAGGAGCTCTTAATAAAATTGCCCAAATTGCAGCAAACGAGCTATCTGACAGGAATATTAGGGTAAATATCATGAGTCCCGGACCTTTTCAAACAAAAATTCTTGACAGTGCGGTTCCTACTGAAGAAGCAAAGGACTATGTAGCTTCGGCAACAGCTTTGAAAAGGGTGGGCAATCCTGATGAAATTGCAAAAGCGGTATTATTCCTGGCTTCTGATGAAGCAAGTTTTATTACTGGTACAGAATTATTAGTTGACGGTGGCTACACCACCTTTGCAAGAAAATAA
- a CDS encoding type II toxin-antitoxin system HipA family toxin, whose protein sequence is MALGRKEIFVYAHWDGMEASFLMGSLFATPSRGKEIFSFEYDKGWLQSDYAQIIDPDLKLFEGAQYLTDEKSNFGIFLDSSPDRWGRVLMMRKEAAKARKEERRPNTLMESDYLLGVYDNNRMGGLRFKTTSDGAFLDDDEAMAEPPFAALRDLEFASLQLEKEDASENPEYLKWLNMLMAPGSSLGGARPKANIRDTEGSLWIAKFPSQNDRQDMGAWEMLAYRLAIQSGIEMAPSRVEKFSHHQHTFLTQRFDRNNNGTRTHFASAMTLLGYTDGTDYQDGVSYLELVEFLMQNGANVDNDLKKLWSRIVFNIAISNTDDHLRNHGFLLRDSGWILSPAYDINPTPNGTGLKLNISETDNALDFDLVREVAPYFRLKEKEADAIINTIGQNVAQWEQIATNLGIPRNEMELMKNAFKY, encoded by the coding sequence ATGGCATTGGGACGAAAAGAAATATTTGTATATGCACATTGGGATGGAATGGAAGCTTCATTCTTAATGGGGAGTTTATTTGCAACACCCTCTAGAGGGAAAGAAATATTTTCCTTTGAATATGATAAAGGGTGGTTACAATCGGATTATGCCCAAATCATAGATCCAGATTTAAAATTATTCGAAGGAGCCCAGTACCTGACTGATGAGAAATCCAATTTCGGTATTTTCTTGGATTCCTCACCTGATCGATGGGGTCGAGTTCTAATGATGCGTAAAGAGGCTGCTAAAGCTAGGAAAGAAGAACGCCGGCCTAACACTTTAATGGAATCGGATTACCTACTCGGAGTTTATGATAATAACAGAATGGGAGGACTTCGTTTTAAAACAACGTCCGATGGTGCATTTTTAGATGATGATGAAGCGATGGCCGAACCACCTTTTGCTGCACTTCGGGATCTTGAATTTGCCAGCTTACAACTAGAAAAAGAAGATGCCTCAGAAAATCCGGAATACCTAAAATGGCTTAATATGCTAATGGCACCAGGATCTTCTTTGGGAGGTGCAAGACCCAAGGCAAACATTCGGGATACCGAAGGAAGTTTATGGATTGCTAAATTCCCAAGTCAAAATGATCGTCAGGATATGGGCGCTTGGGAAATGCTTGCCTATCGGCTTGCCATTCAATCTGGTATTGAAATGGCACCGTCAAGGGTAGAAAAATTTTCGCATCATCAACATACATTTCTAACACAACGATTTGATCGTAACAACAATGGCACCCGAACGCACTTTGCCTCTGCAATGACCTTATTAGGATATACTGATGGAACGGACTATCAAGATGGGGTTAGTTATTTGGAGCTTGTGGAATTTTTGATGCAGAATGGGGCTAATGTTGATAACGATCTAAAAAAATTATGGAGCCGCATTGTTTTTAATATAGCCATATCAAATACCGACGATCATCTTCGCAATCACGGATTCCTTTTGAGGGATTCGGGTTGGATACTTTCGCCAGCTTATGATATCAATCCAACCCCGAACGGTACTGGCTTGAAACTTAATATTTCAGAAACCGATAATGCGTTGGATTTTGACCTTGTACGAGAAGTAGCTCCATATTTTCGGTTAAAAGAAAAAGAGGCCGATGCTATTATCAATACAATTGGTCAGAATGTAGCCCAATGGGAACAAATAGCGACGAATCTAGGTATTCCAAGAAACGAAATGGAATTAATGAAAAATGCATTTAAGTATTAA
- a CDS encoding winged helix-turn-helix transcriptional regulator, whose amino-acid sequence MRKNRKNAYVRTKKLEENRVLTRKIYAEVPPCVEYELTHIGYQLKPVINELETGLKNIKK is encoded by the coding sequence TTGAGAAAGAACAGAAAGAATGCTTACGTTAGAACTAAAAAATTAGAGGAAAATAGAGTTTTAACCCGTAAAATTTATGCTGAAGTTCCGCCCTGTGTTGAATATGAATTAACACACATTGGTTATCAGTTGAAACCAGTAATTAATGAACTTGAAACTGGGCTAAAAAACATAAAGAAATAA
- a CDS encoding putative quinol monooxygenase, whose protein sequence is MKSLKIQLAFLTIILCFSSCKENNVSKDAFSSKEMLIRIAELEIYPEYIEEYKEILKEEAEASVRVEPGVVSIFPMYQTENPNQIRILEIYADKKAYESHLEAPHFQYYKTNTQRMVKSLKLIDMKAIDEESMPEIFKKIDGHN, encoded by the coding sequence ATGAAGTCATTAAAAATCCAGCTTGCTTTCTTAACAATCATACTATGTTTTTCATCTTGCAAAGAAAATAATGTAAGTAAAGATGCCTTCAGCTCTAAGGAAATGCTCATCAGAATAGCAGAATTAGAAATTTATCCTGAGTACATAGAGGAATATAAGGAAATTTTGAAAGAAGAAGCTGAGGCCTCTGTTAGGGTGGAGCCCGGGGTCGTTTCAATTTTCCCCATGTATCAAACGGAAAACCCTAACCAAATAAGGATTTTAGAAATTTATGCTGATAAAAAAGCATACGAGTCTCATTTGGAAGCACCGCATTTTCAATATTATAAAACCAATACCCAGAGAATGGTAAAATCTCTGAAATTAATAGATATGAAAGCAATTGATGAAGAGTCAATGCCAGAAATATTTAAAAAAATTGACGGACATAATTAG
- a CDS encoding Crp/Fnr family transcriptional regulator, translated as MKNFETLIKEHFGQLSNREVAFIRPYFQEEKLQKNEFFTQTDKTCDKLSFVKSGILRVYTLSDGKEITQWISTQNFLLTEVMGFFFNQPNRWAIQALTETELLSITKTNYLKLCQKFPKWNEIEKQLIMKCFMMMEDRIFSHLSMTAEERYELYFQQNKKLFNQVPLQYIASLLGMTAETLSRIRKRQNENS; from the coding sequence GTGAAAAACTTCGAAACCTTAATAAAAGAACATTTTGGGCAATTATCAAACCGGGAAGTAGCCTTTATCCGCCCCTATTTTCAGGAAGAAAAACTTCAGAAAAATGAATTTTTTACCCAGACCGATAAAACTTGTGACAAATTGAGTTTTGTAAAATCTGGCATTCTTAGAGTTTATACTTTATCTGACGGCAAGGAAATCACCCAATGGATTTCTACCCAAAACTTTCTACTCACAGAAGTAATGGGCTTCTTTTTTAATCAGCCCAATCGGTGGGCCATACAGGCCCTTACAGAAACCGAATTACTAAGCATTACCAAGACCAATTACCTTAAACTTTGCCAGAAATTTCCTAAATGGAATGAGATTGAAAAACAATTGATAATGAAGTGCTTTATGATGATGGAAGACCGGATTTTTTCTCATTTATCAATGACCGCAGAAGAAAGATATGAGTTGTATTTTCAGCAAAATAAAAAATTATTTAATCAAGTGCCGTTGCAATACATTGCTTCCTTGCTTGGGATGACCGCTGAAACACTCAGTAGAATACGAAAACGCCAAAATGAAAATTCTTGA